A stretch of Flavobacterium sp. N2270 DNA encodes these proteins:
- a CDS encoding SprT-like domain-containing protein: MSNVLQKYLPEHAVQSCFELIKANHVHLKIVNERVTRHGDYRKDAQGYHLITVNANLNKYRFLMTLIHEIAHLVAFEKYGRYIKPHGNEWKLTFQKLMVPFIRPEIFPNQLLPLLARHFRNPKASSDTDATLSLALKQFDAEENDKNYIFELPYGSHFRIHNGRIFKKIALRVKRYECVELSTGRIFLFQPNAEVELLPS, from the coding sequence TTGAGTAACGTTTTACAAAAATATCTTCCTGAACACGCTGTTCAATCCTGTTTTGAATTGATCAAAGCAAATCACGTACATTTAAAAATTGTAAATGAACGCGTTACTCGTCATGGTGATTATAGAAAAGACGCACAGGGTTATCATTTAATTACGGTTAATGCTAATTTGAATAAATATCGTTTTTTAATGACATTGATTCATGAAATTGCACATTTAGTTGCTTTTGAAAAATATGGACGATATATAAAACCTCATGGAAATGAATGGAAACTCACTTTTCAAAAATTAATGGTTCCTTTTATACGGCCAGAAATATTTCCTAATCAATTGTTGCCTTTGTTGGCACGTCATTTTAGAAACCCAAAAGCTAGTAGTGATACTGATGCAACTTTATCTTTAGCATTAAAGCAGTTTGATGCAGAAGAAAACGATAAAAATTATATATTTGAATTACCATACGGAAGTCACTTTAGAATTCATAATGGTAGAATTTTTAAAAAAATAGCACTTAGAGTTAAGCGATATGAGTGTGTGGAATTAAGTACAGGAAGGATTTTTTTGTTTCAGCCTAATGCTGAGGTAGAACTTTTACCAAGTTAG
- a CDS encoding SDR family NAD(P)-dependent oxidoreductase, whose protein sequence is MKNIIITGTSRGIGYELALQFANEGHQVLAISRKTPPEFIKHQNITCLSIDMSDKEQFVQVDNFLKSTWKKVDIVINNAGSLLNKPFEEISFTDFENVYKVNVFAVAELTRVCIPFMQKGSHVVTISSMGGIQGSMKFPGLAAYSSSKGAVITLSELLAEEYKEQGFAFNVLALGAVNTEMLQEAFPGYEAPISAKEMANYIHDFSLAGNKFYNGKVLQVSSTTP, encoded by the coding sequence ATGAAAAACATAATTATAACAGGAACTTCTAGAGGAATTGGCTACGAACTGGCTTTGCAATTTGCTAATGAAGGTCATCAGGTTTTGGCTATTTCTAGAAAAACACCTCCAGAATTTATTAAGCACCAAAACATCACTTGTCTTTCAATTGATATGTCAGATAAAGAGCAATTTGTTCAAGTGGATAATTTTCTAAAGTCAACATGGAAAAAAGTCGATATAGTTATTAACAATGCAGGAAGTTTATTGAATAAACCATTTGAAGAAATTTCTTTTACCGATTTTGAAAATGTGTATAAAGTAAATGTTTTTGCTGTGGCCGAATTAACACGTGTTTGTATTCCATTTATGCAAAAAGGGAGTCATGTTGTTACAATTAGTTCTATGGGCGGAATTCAAGGAAGCATGAAGTTTCCAGGTTTAGCAGCTTACTCTTCTAGTAAAGGTGCGGTAATTACATTGTCTGAATTATTAGCTGAAGAATATAAAGAACAAGGTTTTGCTTTTAATGTTTTAGCTCTTGGAGCTGTAAATACCGAAATGCTACAAGAAGCTTTTCCAGGATATGAAGCGCCAATTTCAGCAAAAGAAATGGCAAACTATATTCACGACTTTTCGTTAGCCGGAAATAAATTTTATAACGGAAAAGTTTTACAGGTTTCATCAACAACTCCATAG
- the pdhA gene encoding pyruvate dehydrogenase (acetyl-transferring) E1 component subunit alpha, with the protein MKPITKEVYLKWYEDMQLWRKFEDKLAALYIQQKVRGFLHLYNGQEAVLAGALHAMDLSKDKMITAYRNHVQPIGMGVDPRNVMAELLGKVTGTSKGMGGSMHIFSKEHGFYGGHGIVGAQIPVGAGIAFADKYFETGGVTLTYFGDGAARQGSLHEAFNMAMLWKLPVVFIVENNGYAMGTSVERTANHTDIWKLGLGYEMPCGPVDAMNPVKVAEAMHEAMERARRGDGPTFLEMKTYRYRGHSMSDAQLYRTKDEVEEYKKIDPITQILDIIKENNYASESEIEEIDQRVKDLVEECATFAEESDYPDVQQLYDVVYEQENYPFIPHKL; encoded by the coding sequence ATGAAACCAATAACAAAAGAGGTTTACCTTAAGTGGTATGAGGATATGCAATTGTGGAGAAAGTTTGAAGACAAGCTGGCTGCGCTATATATTCAACAAAAAGTAAGAGGATTTCTTCATTTATATAATGGTCAAGAAGCGGTTTTAGCAGGAGCACTTCATGCTATGGACTTGTCAAAAGATAAAATGATTACAGCTTACCGTAATCACGTTCAGCCTATTGGTATGGGTGTAGACCCAAGAAATGTTATGGCTGAATTATTAGGAAAAGTTACTGGTACTTCAAAAGGAATGGGTGGATCAATGCATATCTTTTCAAAAGAGCATGGCTTTTATGGAGGGCATGGAATTGTTGGAGCTCAAATTCCAGTTGGGGCAGGAATTGCTTTTGCAGATAAATATTTTGAAACAGGAGGGGTAACATTAACTTATTTTGGAGATGGAGCTGCTCGTCAAGGATCTTTACATGAAGCTTTTAATATGGCCATGTTATGGAAACTACCAGTTGTATTTATTGTTGAAAACAATGGATATGCAATGGGAACTTCTGTTGAAAGAACAGCAAATCATACCGATATTTGGAAATTAGGTTTAGGTTACGAAATGCCTTGTGGTCCTGTAGATGCTATGAACCCTGTAAAGGTTGCAGAAGCTATGCACGAAGCTATGGAAAGAGCACGTCGTGGTGATGGACCAACATTCTTAGAAATGAAAACATACCGTTATAGAGGTCACTCTATGTCTGATGCTCAACTTTATAGAACTAAAGATGAAGTAGAAGAATATAAAAAAATCGACCCTATTACGCAGATATTAGATATTATCAAAGAAAACAATTATGCTTCTGAAAGTGAAATTGAAGAAATTGATCAAAGAGTAAAGGATTTAGTTGAAGAATGTGCAACATTTGCTGAAGAATCTGATTATCCAGATGTTCAGCAACTGTATGATGTTGTTTACGAACAAGAAAATTACCCATTCATTCCTCATAAATTATAA
- the cdd gene encoding cytidine deaminase → MKEITITTSFVEYENLNELDASSQKMMQLAILARKKAYAPYSKFTVGCAILLDNGKVVEGSNQENAAYPSGLCAERVAIFYAGANYPDAKILKLFISASPVDRDLEQPIPPCGSCRQSIAEYEIKQDQDIEIYFMGGKGKIYKSNSLKNILPFMFDKKYL, encoded by the coding sequence ATGAAAGAAATTACAATAACAACTTCATTCGTGGAGTATGAAAATTTAAATGAGTTGGATGCTTCTTCTCAAAAAATGATGCAATTAGCTATACTGGCTAGAAAAAAAGCCTATGCGCCATATTCAAAATTTACAGTAGGTTGCGCAATTCTTTTAGATAATGGCAAAGTTGTGGAAGGTTCAAACCAAGAAAATGCAGCTTATCCATCTGGATTGTGTGCAGAAAGAGTAGCTATATTTTATGCAGGAGCTAATTATCCAGATGCTAAAATTTTAAAGTTGTTTATATCAGCATCACCTGTCGATAGAGATTTAGAACAGCCAATTCCTCCATGTGGCTCTTGTAGGCAGTCAATAGCCGAGTATGAAATTAAGCAAGATCAGGATATAGAAATATATTTTATGGGAGGAAAAGGAAAAATATATAAATCAAATTCTTTAAAGAACATACTTCCGTTTATGTTTGATAAAAAATATTTGTAG
- a CDS encoding mannose-1-phosphate guanylyltransferase, whose translation MNKNYYAILMAGGVGSRFWPVSTTDFPKQFHDMLGTGDTLIQKTFSRLSQIIPKENILILTNERYNSLVLEQLPMVKQEQIVLEPAMRNTAPCILYASLKIKKQNPNAVVVVAPSDHWIEDEMQFVANIQRSFDFCEMQESLMTLGIVPTFPNTGYGYIEFDKLDSRPIKKVVQFREKPDYHTAKQFIQSRNYLWNAGIFIWSIKTVLEAFEIFQPKMYAHFMNGYEVYNSDKEKAFIDEQYPLAENISIDYAILEKAENVFVLPATFDWNDLGTWGSLYDKLPKDKNENAIVNAKVLLENATNNIIRTDGKKTVVIDGLNDYIVVDRDNVLMIYPKSKEQDIKKIVTKLN comes from the coding sequence ATGAATAAAAATTATTACGCAATATTAATGGCTGGAGGAGTTGGTTCTCGTTTTTGGCCAGTAAGTACAACCGATTTTCCTAAACAATTTCACGATATGTTAGGAACTGGCGATACGTTAATTCAAAAAACATTCAGCAGATTATCTCAAATAATTCCCAAAGAAAATATTCTAATTCTTACGAATGAACGCTATAATAGTTTAGTTTTAGAGCAATTGCCAATGGTAAAACAAGAGCAAATTGTTTTAGAGCCAGCCATGCGAAATACGGCTCCTTGTATTTTGTATGCTTCGTTAAAAATTAAAAAACAAAATCCAAATGCAGTTGTAGTTGTTGCTCCTAGTGATCATTGGATTGAAGATGAAATGCAGTTTGTGGCTAATATTCAACGTTCGTTTGATTTTTGTGAAATGCAAGAATCATTAATGACATTAGGAATTGTTCCAACTTTTCCAAATACGGGTTATGGTTATATTGAATTTGATAAATTAGATAGTAGACCTATAAAAAAAGTAGTTCAGTTTAGAGAAAAACCAGATTATCATACAGCAAAGCAATTTATTCAAAGTCGTAATTATTTGTGGAATGCAGGAATTTTTATTTGGAGTATTAAAACAGTTTTAGAAGCTTTTGAAATATTTCAACCTAAAATGTATGCTCATTTTATGAATGGTTATGAAGTCTATAATTCAGATAAAGAAAAAGCGTTTATTGATGAACAATATCCTTTAGCGGAGAATATTTCTATAGATTATGCTATTCTTGAGAAAGCCGAAAATGTATTTGTTTTACCAGCAACTTTTGATTGGAATGATTTAGGAACTTGGGGTTCATTATATGATAAGTTGCCAAAAGATAAAAATGAGAATGCTATTGTTAATGCTAAAGTATTATTAGAAAATGCGACTAATAATATCATTAGAACTGATGGTAAGAAAACTGTTGTAATTGACGGATTGAATGATTATATTGTTGTAGATAGAGATAATGTGTTAATGATTTATCCAAAGAGTAAAGAACAAGATATTAAAAAAATAGTTACAAAACTTAATTAA
- the porV gene encoding type IX secretion system outer membrane channel protein PorV: MKKIAFFLTLILTFQNISAQDENRVITTGVPFLLIAADARSAGMGDMGVATSADVFSQQHNPAKYAFSLDKQGFSISYTPYLTSIANDISLGQITYYNRINERSAFATSFRYFGLGDIQLTNNLGQETTTVNPNELALDGSYSLKLSDQFAMGIGARFVRSNLQIATDNSDAKAATSFAVDIAAFYQSEEVAYNDFNGRWRAGINLQNMGPKINYNNDGNDEFGNFMPANLRLGLGFDFIFDEYNKITLTGETTKLMVPTPPKVGDEDESGTIDNTDYTIANNEYRKTSWVSGMFSSFGDAPDGLSEEFKEFTYALGAEYWYQDSFALRTGYFHESEVKGARKFFTLGAGFKYNIVKIDVSYLFSASKVRNPLENTLRFSLTFNFGDKYDEY, encoded by the coding sequence ATGAAAAAGATTGCGTTTTTTTTAACCTTAATTTTAACTTTCCAGAACATTTCTGCTCAGGATGAAAATAGAGTAATTACTACTGGGGTGCCTTTCCTGCTTATTGCTGCAGATGCTCGTTCTGCGGGTATGGGAGATATGGGAGTTGCAACATCAGCAGATGTTTTTTCGCAGCAACATAATCCGGCTAAATATGCTTTTTCGTTAGATAAACAAGGTTTTTCTATAAGTTATACTCCATATTTAACAAGTATTGCAAATGATATTTCGTTAGGTCAAATAACATATTATAATAGAATAAATGAAAGAAGTGCTTTTGCAACCTCTTTCCGTTATTTTGGTTTAGGAGATATTCAATTAACTAATAACTTAGGGCAGGAAACTACTACCGTGAACCCAAATGAGTTGGCTTTGGACGGTTCATACTCTCTGAAGTTGAGTGATCAATTCGCTATGGGTATTGGAGCTCGTTTTGTGCGTTCAAATTTACAAATTGCTACAGATAATAGTGATGCTAAAGCGGCAACAAGTTTTGCCGTAGATATTGCGGCATTTTATCAATCAGAAGAGGTTGCTTATAATGATTTTAATGGTCGATGGAGAGCAGGTATTAATTTACAAAACATGGGTCCAAAAATTAATTATAACAATGATGGAAACGATGAGTTTGGAAATTTTATGCCAGCTAATTTAAGATTAGGGCTTGGTTTTGATTTTATTTTTGATGAGTATAATAAAATTACACTTACAGGTGAAACGACTAAGTTAATGGTGCCAACGCCTCCAAAAGTTGGAGATGAAGACGAAAGTGGAACAATTGATAACACAGATTATACCATTGCTAATAATGAGTATAGAAAAACAAGTTGGGTTAGTGGAATGTTTAGTTCGTTTGGTGATGCACCAGACGGTTTAAGTGAAGAATTTAAAGAGTTTACTTATGCATTAGGTGCAGAGTATTGGTATCAAGATTCATTTGCTTTAAGAACTGGTTATTTTCACGAAAGTGAGGTTAAAGGAGCTAGAAAATTCTTTACATTAGGAGCTGGATTTAAATATAATATTGTAAAAATTGATGTATCATATTTATTCTCTGCTTCTAAAGTAAGAAATCCATTAGAAAATACATTGCGTTTTTCTCTAACATTTAATTTTGGAGATAAATACGACGAATATTAA
- a CDS encoding pyruvate dehydrogenase complex dihydrolipoamide acetyltransferase produces MAEIITMPRLSDTMTEGVVATWLKKVGDKISEGDMLAEIETDKATMEFESFNSGTLLYIGIQEGESAPVDSLLAIIGKEGEDISALLSKASTSKPANEEEIKQDVVSENLDIKVPEGVIVVTMPRLSDTMTDGTVATWLKKIGDLVSEGDILAEIETDKATMEFESFNAGTLLYIGVEEGKTAPVDSILAILGPAGTDVSAIAANYKVGGASSEAPKKAVSETPIINSNTPSNVAVVVNDGGRILASPLAKKIAQEKGINLAQVSGSGENGRIVKSDVENFTPSQQVYPTSAQAVNQATNAVAAVQPFVPAGEMFQEEIKNSQMRKTIARRLAESKFTAPHYYLTIELDMDNAIASRGVINTLPDTKVSFNDMVVKASAMALKKHPQVNSQWREDAMVINHHVNIGVAVAVEDGLMVPVLKFTDQMSLSQIGASVKDLAGKAKSKKIQPSEMEGSTFTISNLGMFGIQSFTSIINQPNSAILSVGAIVEKPVVKNGQIVVGNTMVVTLACDHRTVDGATGAQFLQTFKAFMENPVTMLA; encoded by the coding sequence ATGGCAGAAATTATTACAATGCCGCGTTTGAGCGATACAATGACTGAAGGAGTTGTAGCAACTTGGCTTAAAAAAGTTGGTGATAAAATTTCAGAAGGAGATATGCTTGCTGAAATTGAAACAGATAAAGCAACAATGGAGTTTGAATCTTTTAATTCAGGTACTTTATTGTATATTGGAATTCAAGAAGGTGAATCTGCACCTGTTGATTCTTTATTGGCTATTATTGGAAAAGAAGGAGAAGATATTTCTGCATTATTAAGTAAGGCTTCTACATCTAAACCAGCTAATGAAGAAGAAATAAAACAAGATGTTGTTTCAGAAAATCTAGATATAAAAGTACCTGAGGGAGTTATTGTAGTTACTATGCCAAGGCTAAGTGATACAATGACTGATGGAACTGTTGCAACTTGGTTGAAAAAAATTGGAGACTTAGTTTCAGAAGGAGATATTCTTGCAGAAATTGAAACTGACAAAGCTACAATGGAGTTTGAATCTTTTAATGCAGGCACATTATTGTATATTGGTGTTGAAGAAGGAAAAACTGCTCCTGTAGATTCTATTTTAGCAATTTTAGGCCCTGCTGGAACTGATGTTTCTGCTATCGCAGCTAACTATAAAGTTGGTGGTGCATCATCTGAAGCGCCAAAAAAGGCTGTTTCAGAAACTCCTATTATAAACTCAAATACGCCTTCAAATGTTGCGGTTGTAGTAAATGATGGAGGAAGAATTTTAGCTTCACCGTTAGCAAAAAAAATAGCACAAGAAAAAGGAATTAATTTAGCGCAAGTTTCGGGCTCTGGAGAAAATGGAAGAATTGTGAAAAGTGATGTTGAAAACTTTACTCCTTCACAACAAGTTTATCCAACCTCTGCTCAAGCGGTAAACCAAGCTACAAATGCTGTTGCTGCAGTGCAACCATTTGTACCAGCTGGAGAAATGTTTCAAGAGGAAATTAAAAATTCTCAAATGCGTAAAACTATTGCGCGTCGTTTAGCTGAATCTAAATTTACTGCACCTCATTATTATTTAACAATTGAGTTAGATATGGACAATGCAATTGCATCAAGAGGAGTAATCAATACTTTGCCAGATACAAAAGTGTCTTTTAATGATATGGTAGTTAAAGCGTCAGCAATGGCGTTGAAAAAACATCCACAAGTAAATTCTCAATGGAGAGAAGACGCAATGGTAATCAATCACCATGTGAATATTGGTGTTGCCGTAGCTGTTGAAGATGGTTTAATGGTTCCTGTTTTGAAATTTACAGACCAAATGAGTTTGTCTCAAATTGGTGCTTCTGTGAAAGATTTAGCAGGGAAAGCAAAATCTAAAAAAATTCAGCCTTCAGAAATGGAAGGAAGTACGTTTACAATTTCTAATTTAGGAATGTTTGGTATACAATCATTTACTTCAATCATCAATCAACCCAATTCAGCAATTTTATCAGTTGGTGCAATTGTTGAAAAACCAGTGGTTAAAAACGGACAAATTGTTGTAGGTAATACAATGGTTGTTACTTTAGCTTGCGACCACAGAACGGTAGATGGTGCAACAGGAGCTCAATTCTTACAAACGTTTAAAGCGTTTATGGAAAATCCTGTTACTATGTTAGCATAA
- a CDS encoding M28 family metallopeptidase, translated as MKNFLFLAALLVLSCKTNQVVNDSKETNAVSIINFSKPENVAKTLSFLASDDLEGRDSGSEGIEKASVFLENMLKENGVKPYFKTYRDTLSNFSKTSYNIVGYIEGTDLKLKDEFVIIGAHYDHIGKIAAVNGDDIGNGANDNASGTTAVTEVMKYFAKSKTNKRSVLFVFFSAEEKGLLGSKHLAKKLNDQNIDLYFMFNYEMIGVKMNRDDMLLYLTGFGRSNMAQIMNEYASEKLIGYIPAETQYQLFRASDNYPFYTEFDVPAQTVSTFDFENFDFYHQPDDEFELMDTAHITNVINKTIPVLEKMMNADTKEIQLKK; from the coding sequence ATGAAGAATTTCTTATTTCTTGCTGCGCTTTTAGTGCTTTCTTGTAAAACCAATCAAGTAGTTAATGATTCGAAAGAAACAAATGCTGTTTCAATAATCAATTTTTCAAAGCCAGAAAATGTTGCCAAAACATTATCTTTTTTAGCTTCAGATGATTTAGAAGGAAGAGATTCTGGTAGTGAAGGAATTGAAAAAGCGAGTGTTTTTTTAGAAAATATGCTAAAAGAAAACGGAGTAAAACCTTATTTCAAAACCTATCGCGATACGCTTTCAAACTTTAGTAAAACTTCTTATAATATTGTAGGTTATATAGAAGGAACTGATTTAAAACTAAAAGATGAGTTTGTAATTATTGGTGCACATTATGATCATATAGGTAAAATAGCAGCAGTTAACGGTGATGATATTGGGAATGGCGCAAATGATAATGCTTCAGGTACAACGGCTGTAACTGAGGTAATGAAGTATTTTGCTAAAAGTAAAACGAATAAAAGAAGTGTATTGTTTGTGTTTTTCTCTGCAGAAGAAAAAGGATTGTTAGGTTCGAAACATTTAGCAAAGAAATTAAATGATCAAAATATAGATTTGTATTTTATGTTCAATTATGAAATGATTGGCGTTAAAATGAATAGAGATGATATGCTCTTGTATTTAACTGGTTTTGGGAGAAGTAATATGGCGCAAATTATGAATGAATATGCAAGTGAAAAATTAATAGGATATATTCCTGCTGAAACACAATATCAATTGTTCAGGGCTTCAGATAATTATCCGTTTTATACCGAATTTGATGTGCCAGCTCAAACGGTTTCAACTTTCGACTTTGAAAACTTCGATTTTTATCACCAACCAGATGATGAATTTGAGTTAATGGATACGGCTCATATTACAAATGTGATAAATAAAACGATTCCTGTTTTAGAAAAAATGATGAACGCAGATACTAAAGAAATTCAATTAAAAAAATAA